The sequence ttcctTCACTTTATTTctaattttctaaaaataaaattaattttgtgtCACATAAAATTCAAGCATTGGCTGCCTTTAAAATCCAATCCCAAGTATTCATTTGCACGAAACCCATCACACACCTTTCACGATATCTTATTTGGaaggaaatatatataaattatttaaaaaaaaatacattttcctTTACTTTATTTAACTTTATTTctaattttctaaaaataattttgtgtcACATAAAATTCAAGCATTGGTTGCCTATAAAATCCAATCCCAAGTATTCATTTGCATGAAACCCATTCACACATTTCCACAGCCATGGCTAATCTCTTGAGCAGCTGCACGGCCAGCGACCTCCTTCCCCTCTTCGGCGGCTCCGCTAACGCCACGGCCGTCGCCTCCTTGATATGCAACAGCTTCGCAGCCGTCTCCGACCAGCTCACCACCGCCTCACACGCCATCGACAACACGTACCTCCTCTTCTCCGCGTACCTAGTTTTCGCCATGCAGCTCGGCTTCGCCATGCTGTGCGCCGGCTCAGTCCGAGCCAAGAACACCATGAACATAATGCTCACCAACGTCCTCGACGCGGCGGCGGGGGGGCTGAGCTACTACCTGTTCGGCTACGCCTTCGCATTCGGCGGACCCTCCAATGGATTCATCGGCAAACACTTCTTCGGCCTCAAGGAATTTCCCACGGATTCTGCTGATTACAGCTTTTTCCTTTACCAATGGGCTTTCGCCATTGCTGCAGCAGGTATCTATATATCTTTATTTAATCTAATATTATGATTCAGTTTCAACTATTAGGaagtaaataataataataataataatattattattattattattataattattattgtaAACTTAGAACCTCTATTGCATAATTTTTCCCCCATTCTCCCCAAAATTTGAACAAGTCTCAAATTCGAGACCATGTAAATTGTAAACCCACCCCAGATATCAATCAAAATTaaggaaaaaagaaagaaatctaGCTAGTTTAAATTTGTACAACACTCCTGCTAACAGCTAACAAATGCAAATTAAAGCATTTAATGATGCAATAGATGGATTAATGGCAGTAAAATTATAAGTCAACGCTTTGATTCTCATGTTTCTAAACTAGACAatgtcaaaaatataatttaggTGGAAAAAGCCTAAAAGTCAAGAAATTATAAATGTTTGATAGTAACATCAAAAGGGCAATAAGATTTATAAGAAAAAAAAGAGAGTAAGAAAATTTAAGGTaaaagaataattaaatattgagCAATGTTACATGTACAACCAAATTTGTACATCAATTTGtacaacacaaaaaattcaatacaaaaatttcatttatcaaaatGTCATGATAAATTGAATACAAAATATCACGATATAATAGCAAAATATCACGATAtatttgttgtaaatatcgttgtacacgaTATATGTTGTACCTATAGCATTATTCTTAAATATTATTGTTAGATTCTCAAAGTAAGTTATAAAGTACTTATAATATAGTTTTCATGGTTGGCTCATGAATTGTTAATGTTTCTTGCAAATGTTATCATGAATTAGGTATCACTAGCGGGTCCATTGCAGAAAGAACACAGTTCGTTGCATACCTTATATACTCTTCATTCCTAACCGGTTTTGTGTACCCGGTCGTTTCACATTGGTTCTGGTCCGGGGACGGTTGGGCCGGAGCCGCAAGAACCAGTGGTAGCCCTCTCTTCGGCTCGGGAGCCATCGATTTCGCCGGTTCAGGTGTGGTCCACATGGTTGGTGGTATTGCTGGTCTGTGGGGAGCCTATATAGAAGGTCCGAGAATCGGCCGGTTCGCCCGGAGTGGCCGGTCCGTCGCCTTGCGTGGACACAGCTCTTCACTAGTTGTGTTGGGGACTTTCTTGCTCTGGTTCGGGTGGTACGGGTTCAATCCCGGTTCGTTTTTAACCATAAACAAGGCGTACACTACGAGGGGTTCGTTTTACGGCCAATGGAGCGCCATCGGGAGGACAGCCGTCACGACGACCCTGGCGGGGAGCACGGCGGCCCTCACCACCTTGTTCGGGAAGAGGCTTCTGGCTGGGCATTGGAATGTGATCGATGTGTGCAATGGCTTGCTAGGGGGGTTCGCGGCGATCACGTCCGGCTGCTCGGTGGTCGACCCGTGGGCGGCGATCATATGCGGGTTCGTGTCGGCTTGGGTGTTGATCGGGTTCAACATGTTGGCGGAGAAACTCGAGTACGATGACCCGCTGGAAGCAGCACAATTGCATGGTGGGTGTGGTGCATGGGGTCTACTATTCACCGGATTATTTGCCAACAAGGCTTATGTGATTGAGGCGTACGGTGGCGATCCCGGTCGGCCGCACGGGTTGTTCATGGGCGGAGGGGGGAAGCTTTTGGCAGCTCAGATCATCCAGATTCTAGTGATAATCGGATGGGTAAGCGTGACGATGGGGCCGCTTTTCTTCGCTCTTAAAAAATTAGGGCTGCTTAGGATTTCGAGTGAAAACGAGATGGCCGGAATGGATATGACTAGTCATGGAGGGATGGCTTATATTTACCATGATGAGGAGGATTCCAACAGACTCCCGTTGTTCAATGTTAAACGAATCGAACCGACAAATAGCATCACGCCGAAGCAACTTTCCTGATCTTCACCCACTAATGTTTGATATGATTAAtgtgtttaaaattaattaaaattttacaagTGAAGAAATGTGTAATGAGTATATCTTAGACATGGGAGTGGTTTCATGATTTGCAATATGGTTTTCATTGTTAGTGTGTTGTATAATGTTTTAACTTCTTTTGTGCATGTGGGATTCTCTAGGATGTCCATACATGCATAAATGAGATAGAATATGATAGTGCATGTGGCATTGCCTTATAAATGCTATAAGTCAATTTGGCCCATTTGGTTTTGATAAAGTGTTACATATATTGATATCGAAATTATAATCTTGTTCCCTTTTTTCTTTTCGTGGGTAATTCTACagcttttaaataaatacaaatacTTGTTTTCTTTAATActttgatataatttttttgcaaCCTTGTAACGTTAAATTAACTAATGTCTCACCCGTGTAACTGAATTGTGTATAAAACGATTTAGAATGAGAGAATGAGAATTTGAgtttgcaattaaaattaaatacaaaaactaaacttaatttgtttaaaagtattattacaaattttgaaaaactttcTTAAATACAACATTCGTCGTTGAGTTTTTTAGTTGTCTTCATCatcacatattaaaattttaagatatttAGGATTCATAACTCTAGATACGATGACTTACAACTGACCATAACTGAAAATTGATTTCAGTTCCA comes from Henckelia pumila isolate YLH828 chromosome 4, ASM3356847v2, whole genome shotgun sequence and encodes:
- the LOC140864165 gene encoding ammonium transporter 1 member 2-like, with protein sequence MANLLSSCTASDLLPLFGGSANATAVASLICNSFAAVSDQLTTASHAIDNTYLLFSAYLVFAMQLGFAMLCAGSVRAKNTMNIMLTNVLDAAAGGLSYYLFGYAFAFGGPSNGFIGKHFFGLKEFPTDSADYSFFLYQWAFAIAAAGITSGSIAERTQFVAYLIYSSFLTGFVYPVVSHWFWSGDGWAGAARTSGSPLFGSGAIDFAGSGVVHMVGGIAGLWGAYIEGPRIGRFARSGRSVALRGHSSSLVVLGTFLLWFGWYGFNPGSFLTINKAYTTRGSFYGQWSAIGRTAVTTTLAGSTAALTTLFGKRLLAGHWNVIDVCNGLLGGFAAITSGCSVVDPWAAIICGFVSAWVLIGFNMLAEKLEYDDPLEAAQLHGGCGAWGLLFTGLFANKAYVIEAYGGDPGRPHGLFMGGGGKLLAAQIIQILVIIGWVSVTMGPLFFALKKLGLLRISSENEMAGMDMTSHGGMAYIYHDEEDSNRLPLFNVKRIEPTNSITPKQLS